Proteins from one Aspergillus nidulans FGSC A4 chromosome VIII genomic window:
- a CDS encoding FAD-binding oxidoreductase (transcript_id=CADANIAT00001304), whose product MRSNIVILSALPLLASAASTSGSWGGGVNYSKIFGGGLSTNASIHYPGQSDYNTTTVQRWSTWAEPIFAVTIKPATDEDVQYINCQQMNLTFLATSGGHGGETGFVTVKHAVNIDLSNFKENVLDLEANALTVGPGNSFSAFETNPYNAGKMLSAMWIGATIGAGIGPYQGLHGLVIDALRSVRLVTASGDIVTASDEENPDLFWAVRGAGANFGIITSATQTAGTVRVSILKRTTSYSDTTLGTTDLFICLLDLFRTQEAAQPWINQLLALNHTQWRNATLPWSEVSQNSGFGTGASVCATGKYNNNPSVGAKQTSASAYIECSTKSKRGVISGRDFSSLMFSKKLRSQLVATSGFDSLQTYINYAHGDEGPEVWYGKDNLPKLVQLKRQWDPEGKFGPGNPIPLA is encoded by the exons ATGCGTTCCAACATCGTGAttctttctgccttgccATTGCTGGCTTCGGCTGCATCGACGTCTGGCAGTTGGGGCGGAGGCGTGAATTACTCGAAGATCTTTGGTGGCGGACTGTCTACGAATGCGAGCATCCACTATCCAGGCCAGTCTGACTATAATACCACCACAGTCCAGCGCTGGTCGACTTGGGCAGAGCCGATTTTCGCGGTGACCATCAAGCCTGCCACCGACGAAGACGTGCAGTACATC AACTGCCAACAAATGAACCTGACCTTCCTTGCTACTAGTGGTGGTCATGGCGGCGAAACGGGCTTTGTTACTGTGAAGCACGCCGTCAACATTGACCTGTCAAACTTCAAAGAGAACGTCCTTGACCTGGAGGCTAATGCACTGACCGTCGGCCCTGGAAACTCCTTTTCTGCCTTTGAGACCAACCCATATAACGCGGGAAAGATG CTGTCGGCAATGTGGATTGGCGCCACCATCGGCGCAGGCATAGGCCCTTATCAGGGTCTCCACGGCCTGGTCATTGATGCCCTGCGCTCCGTCCGCCTAGTCACTGCGAGTGGTGATATTGTCACGGCGTCCGACGAGGAGAATCCCGACCTCTTTTGGGCGGTGCGAGGCGCCGGTGCCAACTTTGGTATTATCACCTCAGCAAC CCAGACAGCCGGAACGGTGCGTGTATCTATCTTGAAGCGAACAACTTCATATTCTGACACAACTCTCGGAACTACAGAcctcttcatctgcctcCTTGACCTCTTCAGGACCCAAGAAGCCGCGCAGCCATGGATCAATCAACTGCTTGCTTTAAACCACACGCAGTGGCGCAACGCCACCCTTCCGTGGAGCGAGGTCAGCCAAAACTCCGGCTTTGGCACAGGCGCCAGCGTTTGTGCCACCGGAAAGTATAACAACAATCCCTCTGTCGGCGCCAAGCAGACCTCTGCTTCCGCCTACATCGAGTGTTCAACCA AGAGCAAGCGGGGTGTCATTTCTGGACGTGACTTCAGCTCCCTTAT GTTCAGCAAGAAGCTGCGTAGTCAGCTAGTCGCCACTAGTGGATTTGACAGTTTGCAAACCTACATCAACTACGCGCACGGTGATGAAGGCCCGGAGGTGTGGTATGGCAAGGATAACCTTCCGAAGCTGGTACAGTTGAAGAGACAGTGGGATCCAGAGGGCAAGTTTGGGCCGGGCAACCCCATCCCCCTGGCTTAG